A DNA window from Naumovozyma dairenensis CBS 421 chromosome 10, complete genome contains the following coding sequences:
- the BLS1 gene encoding Bls1p (similar to Saccharomyces cerevisiae YLR408C; ancestral locus Anc_4.273) — MTSTTKTYGELEELFKRIINSETPTEVSKTLKEIENNNKYINDVQFKKLIELHDDRFKNKCLKPMQGLCTKYNNVVVQDGDLQIDAALVDRDLRVLETTLQLIKERKG, encoded by the coding sequence ATGACATCGACGACGAAAACCTATGGAGAATTAGAggaattatttaaaaggataataaattcagaAACGCCGACAGAAGTGTCCAAGACTTTGAAAGAGattgaaaacaataataaatacatTAATGATGTTCaatttaagaaattgattgaattaCATGATGATAggttcaaaaataaatgtttAAAACCGATGCAGGGACTTTGTACGAAGTATAATAATGTTGTTGTACAAGATGGAGATCTTCAAATTGATGCAGCTTTAGTTGATAGAGACTTGAGGGTTCTTGAGACTACTTTGCAATTGATCAAAGAACGTAAAGGATGA
- the BDF1 gene encoding chromatin-binding protein BDF1 (similar to Saccharomyces cerevisiae BDF2 (YDL070W) and BDF1 (YLR399C); ancestral locus Anc_4.262) — translation MSENNNNNMNNNNNNATDTFSAVQQQNHIGNKELPIPHSPVSEPLENPPNVDNLENAIENPLKRSYDDVSSEDKLQVNDKTLSQSTVTVERNSQQENENDNANSKKVKLEDTVTDRTEAAVENNATTPVANTDTTAVTSDAMTTANTDTITTVPAAEFPKVPAPAPPQEPDMNNLPENPIPKHQQKHALMAIKAVKRLKDARPFLKPVDIVALNIPFYYNYVPRPMDLSTIEKKLNVNAYSEPEQITDDFNLMVNNSIKFNGPTAVISQMARNIQAAFEKHMLNMAAKDXFTPTTKPKGRGNANSKKAATIDQDAPIVIRRAQTHSGRPKREIHPPKSKDIYPYENKKPKSKKLQQAMKFCQSILKELTNKKHASFNYPFLEPVDPVALNLPTYYDYVKEPMDLGTISKKLNNWEYETMDQFGDDVRLVFKNCYAFNPDGTIVNMMGHRLEEVFNNKWADRPTIDNYEDTDDESKYDNGDMSSDEAESDMEESEIDETSITNPAIQYLEEQLARMKVELQVLKNQELERIRKERRIARGAKKRRAKKSKKRSGKKSKGTNSSGKNKLKTVVTYDMKKLITERINDLPQAKLERVIEIIRKSMPNLSDDDEVELDLDTLDNTTILTLYNTFFREYDTDSRSNSTNNNHFSPGEEGLSPTGSATNGGGKKRRSKALSQTEQTKKIEKIKNKLAMLDGASPSSQNGSPTNLGYNRNLGSYSSSSSGDDVSSESEEE, via the coding sequence ATGTCagagaacaacaacaacaacatgaataataacaataacaacgCCACTGATACTTTCAGCGCGGTACAGCAACAGAACCATATTGGTAATAAGGAGCTTCCTATTCCTCATTCTCCAGTATCAGAGCCTTTAGAGAACCCTCCTAATGTGGATAATCTCGAAAACGCTATCGAAAATCCGTTGAAAAGATCCTATGACGATGTCTCTTCTGAGGACAAACTGCAAGTAAATGATAAGACTTTAAGTCAAAGTACTGTCACCGTAGAACGAAATAGTCAACAAGAAAACGAAAATGACAATGCAAATAGTAAAAAAGTCAAACTAGAAGACACAGTAACTGATCGTACTGAAGCCGCTGTTGAGAATAATGCAACCACACCAGTGGCAAATACAGATACTACAGCAGTAACATCAGACGCAATGACAACTGCAAATACAGACACAATTACAACGGTACCTGCTGCAGAATTTCCAAAAGTGCCTGCTCCAGCTCCACCACAAGAACCAGACATGAATAATCTACCGGAAAATCCAATCCCCAAACATCAACAAAAGCATGCTCTAATGGCCATTAAAGCAgtgaaaagattaaaagATGCAAGACCATTCTTAAAACCAGTAGATATTGTAGctttaaatattccattCTATTATAACTATGTTCCAAGACCTATGGACTTATCGACAATagagaagaaattaaatgtAAATGCATATTCAGAACCAGAACAAATAACAGACGATTTCAACCTGATGGTCAATAATAGTATAAAATTCAATGGTCCAACCGCTGTAATTTCTCAAATGGCAAGGAATATTCAAGCAgcttttgaaaaacataTGTTAAACATGGCAGCTAAAGATGNNTTTACCCCCACCACCAAACCAAAAGGTCGTGGTAATGCAAACAGTAAGAAAGCAGCTACAATAGATCAAGATGCTCCTATTGTCATTAGACGTGCACAAACACATAGTGGTAGACCGAAACGTGAGATTCATCCACCAAAATCAAAAGACATTTATCcatatgaaaataaaaaaccaaaatcgaaaaaattacaacaagCAATGAAATTTTGTCAATCTATTTTAAAGGAAttaactaataaaaaacATGCTTCTTTCAATTATCCATTTCTAGAACCTGTAGATCCCGTTGCATTGAATTTACCAACTTATTATGATTACGTAAAAGAACCAATGGATTTAGGAACTATATCAAAGAAACTAAATAATTGGGAATATGAAACAATGGATCAGTTTGGTGATGACGTAAGGTtagttttcaaaaattgttaTGCTTTCAATCCAGATGGTACTATTGTTAATATGATGGGTCATCGTCTAGAGGAagtttttaataataaatgggCTGATAGACCAACCATTGATAATTATGAAGatactgatgatgaatctaAATATGATAATGGTGATATGTCATCTGATGAGGCTGAATCTGACATGGAGGAAtctgaaattgatgaaacGTCTATTACAAACCCTGCTATTCAATACTTAGAGGAACAGCTAGCTAGAATGAAAGTGGAATTACaagtattgaaaaatcaagaattagaaagaattagaaaagaaagaagaattgCTCGTGGTGCCAAGAAGCGTCGTGCTAAGAAATCCAAAAAGAGAAGTgggaaaaaatcaaaaggAACAAATAGCAGTGGTAAGAATAAATTAAAGACTGTGGTCACATATgatatgaagaaattgatcaCTGAAAGAATAAATGATTTACCACAAGCTAAGCTAGAAAGAGtcattgaaattataaGGAAATCTATGCCTAATTTATcggatgatgatgaagtgGAATTAGACTTGGATACCTTGGACAATACAACAATCCTTACATTGTATAATACATTCTTCAGGGAATATGACACTGATTCAAGAAGTAATAgtacaaataataatcattttTCTCCAGGTGAAGAAGGTTTGTCACCAACTGGTTCAGCTACCAATGGTGGTGGCAAGAAAAGGAGGTCGAAAGCTTTGAGTCAAACTGAACAAACCAAAAAgatagaaaaaattaaaaataaattggCTATGCTTGATGGGGCTTCACCATCAAGCCAAAATGGCTCACCAACTAATTTGGGTTATAATAGAAACTTAGGCTCTTATTCATCCTCTTCATCCGGAGACGATGTCAGTAGTGAAAGTGAAGAAGAGTAA
- the DUS3 gene encoding tRNA dihydrouridine synthase DUS3 (similar to Saccharomyces cerevisiae DUS3 (YLR401C); ancestral locus Anc_4.264), with amino-acid sequence MTITTKRPIENEDSSSVTKQNNAPSTDGIAHLKPEFIIHTSSTTTSTTPANHDDDEAEPSTERLPTSKKNKKRGQNKNRDNRQTKEVNALCSKIIQGQDPNVACTFGDKCRFVHDVDLYLTTKKPEIESDYFKVCPVWDALGYCPMGFKCRFLSSHYDKVNKKLLSVPPPSKEEGNNGKQEVNVISYDAKFDLIKRRFKFEKSDHVLNIIDAIQQENRDVMKPEKTQPIHDDKDEQEEETNGEKNERVAPQVLQREKELEEHRNKQKELYLKYKDTRYFAQEKKPLDLHRKKIVSPLTTVGNLPYRRLMRKLGADVTYSEMALSVPLIQGTNSEWALPKAHVSEVPGYGIQIACSKAWQAAKATEALASNLDHSGISEINLNSGCPIDLLYRQGSGSALLDNPARMIRCLNAMNYVSGDIPISVKIRTGTKEGHPIAEGLMKRLVYETDVAAVTLHGRSRQQRYTKLANWDYISNVADSLRASEFEFENSTEYKERRESKLRVQFVGNGDVNNFEDWYRYLDNNKNIDSIMVARGCLIKPWIFEEVDAEQYIDKSSTERLDILRDYAQFAMEHWGTDEYGVSQSRRYFCEFMSFFHRYVPMGICERYPVYLNERPPHWIGRDDMETLMGSTDSNDWIKLSELFFGKVEDNFVFTPKHKSNSYSK; translated from the coding sequence ATGACAATAACTACTAAACGTCccattgaaaatgaagacTCATCCTCTGTAACAAAGCAAAACAATGCACCATCAACAGACGGTATAGCTCATTTGAAACCCGAATTCATTATTCATACCTCCTCCACTACCACCTCCACTACACCAGCTAAccatgatgatgatgaagctGAACCATCCACAGAAAGACTTCCAACTTCcaaaaagaataagaagagaggtcaaaataaaaacagaGACAACAGACAAACTAAAGAAGTAAACGCATTATGTTCGAAGATAATTCAGGGTCAAGACCCTAATGTGGCATGTACGTTTGGTGATAAATGTAGATTTGTTCATGATGTCGATTTATATTTGACAACAAAGAAACCTGAAATTGAAAGTGATTATTTTAAAGTTTGTCCCGTTTGGGATGCATTGGGGTATTGTCCTATGGGATTCAAATGTAGATTCTTGTCTTCACATTATGATAAGGttaataagaaattattgagTGTACCGCCACCTTCAAAGGAGGAAGGTAATAATGGGAAACAGGAAGTTAATGTTATTTCTTATGATGCGaaatttgatttgattaagagaagatttaaatttgaaaaaagtgaccatgttttgaatataattgATGCAattcaacaagaaaataGAGACGTGATGAAGCCAGAAAAGACACAACCAATTCACGATGACAAGgatgaacaagaagaagaaacaaatggGGAAAAGAATGAACGTGTAGCCCCACAAGTCTTACAAAgagaaaaggaattagaagaacatagaaataaacaaaaggaattatatctgaaatataaagataCAAGATATTTTGctcaagaaaagaaaccatTAGATTTACATCgtaaaaaaattgtatcTCCATTGACTACTGTCGGCAATTTACCATATCGTAGATTAATGAGGAAGTTAGGTGCAGATGTGACTTATTCAGAAATGGCATTAAGTGTACCATTGATTCAAGGTACTAATTCAGAATGGGCATTACCAAAGGCTCATGTTAGTGAAGTACCTGGCTATGGTATTCAAATTGCATGTTCCAAAGCATGGCAAGCAGCTAAGGCAACAGAGGCTTTAGCTTCTAATCTTGATCATTCTGGAATTAGTGAAATCAATTTGAACTCTGGTTGTccaattgatttattatatagACAAGGTTCCGGTTCAGCTCTATTAGACAATCCTGCAAGAATGATTCGTTGTTTGAATGCCATGAATTATGTTTCTGGAGATATTCCTATAAGTGTCAAGATTAGAACGGGTACTAAAGAGGGTCATCCTATTGCAGAAGGTTTGATGAAAAGATTAGTTTATGAAACTGATGTTGCCGCGGTCACCTTACATGGTAGATCAAGACAACAACGTTATACTAAATTAGCTAATTGGGATTATATTTCTAATGTTGCAGATTCATTAAGAGCTtctgaatttgaatttgaaaattccACCGAATATAAAGAAAGGAGAGAATCTAAATTAAGAGTGCAATTTGTTGGTAATGGTGATGTGAACAATTTTGAAGATTGGTACCGTTatttggataataataaaaatatcgATAGTATCATGGTAGCTCGTGGTTGTTTAATTAAACCATGgatttttgaagaagtGGATGCAGAAcaatatattgataaatCAAGTACAGAAAGATTGGATATTTTGAGAGATTATGCTCAATTTGCCATGGAACATTGGGGTACAGATGAATATGGTGTTTCACAAAGTCGTAGATATTTCTGTGAATTTATGTCATTTTTCCATAGATATGTTCCTATGGGAATTTGTGAAAGATATCCAGTGTATTTGAATGAAAGACCACCACATTGGATTGGAAGAGATGATATGGAAACTTTAATGGGTAGTACAGATTCTAATGACTGGATTAAATTAAGTGAATTGTTTTTCGGTAAAGTTGAAGATAATTTTGTCTTTACACCAAAGCATAAGAGTAATTCTTATTCTAAGTGA
- the GAG1 gene encoding Gag1p (similar to Saccharomyces cerevisiae YLR407W; ancestral locus Anc_4.272): MISSKHRNTGNTATTTTITATQTVQTNPKKSSVKSTLSNTFHKWKTTLRKITHETLNSLDESSSSDDKIDALFHANAASNTDENLAKLERLEKKETALLTQNNTEQLITKDDHDAVHAPTPITSNTTTTLQDGDDDKPSEEEEEETYETYNSELECAKLRSKCESENKPFIEGHLIWEHRRELWNKPRNDIKIDQAEIASRRKVFQSIPEQYYPRIYKKLVVDDKPLREPLNLEDAMKIINAGWHETKKWANAANGLP; this comes from the coding sequence atgataTCGAGCAAACATCGTAACACTGGCAATACGGCTACTACCACCACTATTACTGCTACGCAAACGGTTCAAACCAATCCCAAAAAATCATCAGTCAAATCAACTCTCTCAAATACATTCCATAAATGGAAAACAACATTGAGGAAAATTACACATGAAACATTGAATTCATTAGATGAATCTAGTTCCAGTGATGACAAGATTGACGCACTATTCCATGCAAATGCAGCATCTAATACTGATGAGAATTTGGCAAAATTGGAACGGTTagagaaaaaagaaactgCTCTTCTTACtcaaaataatactgaGCAACTCATCACGAAGGATGATCATGATGCTGTGCATGCTCCAACTCCCATAACGAGCAATACAACCACAACACTACAagatggtgatgatgacaaACCAAgcgaagaagaagaagaagaaacttaTGAAACATATAATTCTGAATTAGAATGTGCTAAACTTCGATCCAAATGCGAAAGTGAAAATAAACCATTCATCGAGGGCCATTTGATTTGGGAACATAGAAGAGAACTTTGGAATAAACCTCGAAATGATATAAAAATTGATCAAGCGGAAATTGcttcaagaagaaaagtaTTTCAATCTATCCCAGAACAATATTATCCTAGAATCTATAAAAAACTAGTTGTTGATGATAAGCCATTACGAGAACCTTTGAATTTGGAAGACGCTatgaaaattataaacGCTGGTTGGCATGAAACGAAAAAATGGGCAAATGCTGCCAATGGCTTACCGTAG
- the SEI1 gene encoding seipin (similar to Saccharomyces cerevisiae YLR404W; ancestral locus Anc_4.266), whose amino-acid sequence MIINITRPLKLIQWSSYILFFILIDLVILIPLAFLIFDDFYSRLLPSDSSQWVPISAFHNNIRNPSHSSRSSSSKNVYLFSQKINRISSNTIELSPSPLLPSIESNGLEQQIALREEINYLLDLNLEFFCLNNINSRHRIDSIEIDIFSMNMKQSTDPETDFENIEKIHKQLLYHYSQPIICLDVNDSVVTSELHKQTPKTSSSSALRLAMYEKEWMNTIHLQDVMNLNSSITNLVLRIKTTIGTETSDNELIFKMNECFMVFNMNFSQGLRNIMLKKRFITYVVGTVICFTIMSLLLFFSVLIVVYLFSSSSRRLKSEAEAVASEEKHGGGVSDGYRWVPVSSSSFNDEQYKVDKKNEHESVNVNENENEIRDRIRKVPIA is encoded by the coding sequence AtgatcattaatattacaCGCCCTTTAAAATTGATCCAATGGTCAAGttacattttatttttcattctcaTAGATTTGGTAATCTTAATACCGTTAgcttttttaatatttgatgatttctATTCAAGATTATTACCATCTGATTCTTCACAATGGGTCCCTATTTCTGCCTtccataataatattaggAATCCTTCCCATTCTTCCcgttcttcttcttccaagaatgtttatttattttctcaaAAGATCAATAGAATATCATCCAACACAATCGAATTATCCCCCTCACCATTATTACCATCCATTGAAAGTAACGGATTAGAACAACAGATCGCATTACGTGAGGAGATTAATTATCTCTTAGATTTAAACCTTGAATTTTTCTGTTTAAACAATATAAACTCAAGACATCGTATTGATTCCATCGAGATTGATATCTTCTCCATGAACATGAAACAGAGCACGGACCCAGAAAcagattttgaaaacattGAAAAGATTCATAAACAATTATTGTATCATTATTCTCAACCTATAATTTGTCTTGACGTGAATGATTCCGTCGTGACTTCGGAACTTCACAAACAGACCCCGAAGACGTCTTCCTCCTCTGCGTTAAGATTAGCAATGTATGAGAAGGAATGGATGAATACGATCCATTTACAAGAcgtaatgaatttaaactCCAGCATTACGAACCTCGTCCTTCGCATCAAGACGACAATAGGGACAGAAACTAGCGATAATGAGTTGATTTTCAAGATGAATGAATGTTTCATGGTATTTAATATGAATTTCTCACAAGGGTTACGGAATATCATGTTAAAGAAACGGTTCATTACTTATGTGGTTGGTACAGTTATATGCTTCACCATTATGAGTTTGTTGTTATTCTTTAGTGTTCtgattgttgtttatttattttcatcatcttcgCGCCGTCTCAAATCCGAGGCGGAAGCGGTTGCGAGTGAAGAAAAACATGGTGGTGGTGTTTCAGACGGGTATCGATGGGTTccagtttcttcttcttctttcaatgaTGAACAGTATAAAGTAGATAAAAAGAATGAGCATGAGAGTGTGAATGTGAATGAGAATGAGAATGAGATTCGTGATCGTATAAGGAAAGTCCCCATAGCATAA
- the DUS4 gene encoding tRNA dihydrouridine synthase (similar to Saccharomyces cerevisiae DUS4 (YLR405W); ancestral locus Anc_4.269) has product MSKHEEITNRRYPIPPPPRRKVDPLLMLKDNTKITTIAGPMVRYSKLPFRQLVRQYHCDIVYTPMILAREFVRNGHARISDFSTCQLDTPLIVQVGVNNVSDLLKFVEMVAPFVDAVGINCGCPIKEQIREGIGCALIYNEELLIEMVKEVKLKWKDQIRLETKIRIHDDWDRSLKLCVGLCEVGVDWITIHGRTRTTRSSQPVNLDAIKYIIEGIRKAGFEDIPIVANGDCFTMKDFKKIAEYTKCQGVMAVRGLLNNPALFSGYDICPWSCIENFWYWVIEFGGIPYQLIQHHFYCMLENMNLKKKLLNEMMEIKSLVQLMDWFDDNFELKRYNNIGFGQSIEIPYRIKD; this is encoded by the coding sequence ATGAGCAAACATGAAGAAATAACCAATAGACGATACCCAataccaccaccaccacgAAGGAAGGTGGATCCATTATTAATGTTAAAAGATAACACAAAGATCACAACGATTGCCGGTCCCATGGTTAGATATTCGAAATTACCCTTCCGTCAATTAGTTAGACAATACCATTGTGATATAGTATATACTCCCATGATTTTGGCACGTGAATTTGTAAGGAATGGTCATGCAAGGATTTCAGATTTCTCTACTTGCCAATTGGATACTCCTTTAATTGTTCAAGTGGGTGTTAATAATGTTAGtgatcttttgaaattcgTTGAGATGGTGGCGCCCTTTGTGGATGCGGTGGGGATAAATTGTGGATGTCCCATTAAAGAACAAATTAGAGAAGGGATTGGTTGTGCTTTAATttataatgaagaattactCATTGAGATGGTTAAAGAGgtaaaattgaaatggaAAGATCAAATACGACTAGAAACGAAAATTAGAATTCATGATGATTGGGATAGAAGTTTAAAGCTATGCGTCGGACTTTGTGAAGTTGGAGTGGATTGGATTACCATTCATGGTAGAACGAGAACTACAAGATCATCTCAACCTGTCAATTTGGATGCaatcaaatatattattgaaggGATCAGGAAGGCAGGGTTTGAAGATATCCCCATTGTCGCTAATGGTGATTGTTTTACAATGAAggatttcaaaaaaatcGCTGAATATACTAAATGTCAAGGTGTTATGGCCGTAAGAGGCttattaaataatccaGCTTTATTTTCAGGATATGATATTTGTCCCTGGAGTtgtattgaaaatttctgGTATTGGGTTATTGAATTTGGAGGAATACCATATCAATTAATACaacatcatttttattgtatgttagaaaatatgaatttgaaaaagaaattattgaatgaaatgatGGAAATTAAGAGTTTGGTTCAATTAATGGATTGgtttgatgataattttgaattgaaaaggTACAATAATATTGGATTTGGTCAATCAATAGAAATACCGTATCGTATAAAAGATTAA
- the SFP1 gene encoding zinc-coordinating transcription factor SFP1 (similar to Saccharomyces cerevisiae SFP1 (YLR403W); ancestral locus Anc_4.265), whose translation MQLETMSLSTYVNNNKNTDNNNSNDKDLLMDYQLHEPLHSLSSFTTFNNEYMLPYDDLDLDTNIGESFNYEYNNNNINNNANMKETFDSMATHSDAILINNKNTGTTATDDNSSAKRRESIAHSKGMGGVSWGSLSMGSWLKDNNTKIAHSSKISKPSSTKRKSINININNSWKIFEDLDSLGEEEEEEGEDEDNNSKTSLSPSSSTSISTSSPSQEHQPIHSSPSSSISSSTSSSASASASASQHTLLFPDETLNYSPYLPDFEESYCKNYSCCGVSLPSLHDLLKHYEEVHIVVPSVQSLHNNNGKSNTNNNNNNNNNSDKIQKGNNNNTNNNNIQTHNKKIITKKTNNNMQISQLNNISNRTTNLIDTVSTNDVFLDSPPHHLMIDQNLNNSRSQEIDMSLHERPIIQDLLYNGNFAGQTETDDGGDTILSDYNKVLNETYTYTVGNTTSDMTVTIDNPARKLYVEKNNNKAIKNKKNKEHSSSSSSSMKKDKPFQCPVIGCNKTYKNQNGLKYHKSHGHQSQKLKANDDGSFTILNPDSNEPYENGQDGMNLYESDKPYRCDSCGKRYKNLNGLKYHKGHSTH comes from the coding sequence ATGCAATTAGAAACTATGTCGCTCTCAACTTACGttaacaataataagaatactgataataataactcGAATGACAAGGATTTACTAATGGATTATCAACTTCATGAACCTTTACATTCACTCTCGAGTTTTACCACATTTAATAACGAATATATGTTACCTTACGATGACTTGGACTTAGACACCAACATTGGCGAATCATTCAACTATGaatacaataataataatattaataataacgcCAATATGAAGGAGACATTCGATAGCATGGCTACCCATTCTGATGCCATTCTAATCAATAACAAAAACACCGGCACTACTGCTACTGATGATAATAGTAGTGctaaaagaagagaatcCATTGCTCACTCCAAAGGTATGGGCGGTGTCTCTTGGGGCTCTCTTTCAATGGGTTCATGGttaaaagataataatacaaaaattGCACATTCTAGTAAAATATCTAAACCATCATCAACAAAACGGAAGtcaattaatattaatatcaataatagtTGGAAAATATTCGAGGATCTTGACTCGTTGGgagaggaagaagaagaagaaggagagGACGAGGACAATAATAGTAAGACATCTTTGTCtccttcatcatcaacttcTATATCAACATCATCTCCATCCCAAGAACATCAACCTATACACTCTTCACCTTCCTCATccatatcatcatcaacatcatcatcagcatcagcaTCAGCATCAGCATCACAACATACATTATTGTTTCCTGATGAAACTTTAAATTACTCTCCATACTTACCTGATTTCGAAGAAAGTTATTGtaaaaattattcatgTTGTGGTGTTTCATTACCAAGTCTTCAtgatttattgaaacaTTACGAGGAAGTTCATATCGTTGTACCATCGGTACAATCATtgcataataataatgggaaatcaaatactaataacaataataataacaataacaatagtgataaaattcaaaagggaaataataacaacaccaacaataataatattcaaacGCATAACAAGAAAATCATAACTAAAAAGACAAATAACAACATGCAAATATCTCAACTTAATAACATATCTAATAGAACAACAAATTTGATTGATACTGTTTCTACAAATGATGTTTTCCTCGATTCTCCACCACATCATCTTATGATTGATCAAAATCTTAACAATTCTCGTAGTCAGGAAATAGATATGAGTTTACATGAAAGACCGATAATACAAGATCTTCTCTATAATGGTAACTTTGCAGGACAAACTGAAACTGATGATGGGGGAGATACTATCCTGTCTGATTATAATAAGGTATTAAATGAAACATATACCTATACTGTAGGTAATACAACCAGCGATATGACAGTTACTATTGACAATCCAGCAAGGAAATTATATGTGGAGAAGAACAATAACAAAGCTATtaagaataagaaaaataaagagcattcctcctcctcctcctcctcgATGAAGAAGGATAAACCATTCCAATGTCCAGTGATTGGTTGTAATAAGACATATAAGAATCAAAATGGATTGAAATATCATAAATCACATGGTCATCAAAgtcaaaaattgaaagctAACGATGATGGATCATTTACAATTTTGAATCCTGATTCTAATGAACCATATGAAAATGGTCAAGATGGGATGAATTTATATGAATCTGATAAACCTTATCGTTGTGATTCATGTGGCAAAAGATACAAGAATTTGAATGGTTTGAAATATCATAAGGGACATTCTACTCATTAG